The Faecalibacterium sp. I3-3-33 DNA window GCTTGCCCTCTCCATGTCCGGGATCACCATAGCCCTGTTTTTTGTGACAAAACAGACGGCGGTGCTGCTGACGGGCGGGGTGCTGCTGCTGTGCGCCCTTGTGGGGATTTTTGTACTGACGCAGGCGTTTGGAACGCGGCTGTCGCAGTTTACCGCTGACCTGTGCCAGACTTTAGACCACATGATCGCCGGGAATGAAGCGCCCCAGCGCCCGGAGGACAGCGAAACCCAGCTTGCCAGAATCGGACACCGGCTGGCAAGGCTTTACCAGATCATGCAGGAGAACCGCCGCCGGGTGGACGAGGAACGGCAGGAGTTACAGACCCTTGTATCAGATATTTCCCATCAGGTGAAAACGCCGGTGAGCAATCTGAAAATGGCGACGGACACCCTGCTGGAAAAGCCCATGACCGAGGCGGAGCGCACCGACTTTATCCGGGGAATCCGCAGCCAGACGGATAAGCTGGACTTTCTCTTTCAGGCCCTTGTGAAAACCTCACGGCTGGAAACGGGCGTGATCCAGTTGGATAAGAAGCCGGGCCGCCTCTTTGATACCGTGGCGCAGGCCATGAGTGGGATCGTGTATGCAGCGGAGAAAAAGGAAATCGCCGTGTCCGTGGACTGCCCGGAGGATTTGGCCTTTTCTCATGACAGCAAGTGGACATCCGAAGCCCTCTTTAACCTGCTGGACAATGCGGTGAAGTACACCCCGGCAGGCGGGAAAATCGCTGTGTCGGTGGTGCTGTGGGAAATGTATGTGGAGATCAAAGTGACCGACACCGGCAAGGGCATTTCCGAAAGCAATCAGGCCGCCATCTTCCGGCGCTTCTATCGTGAGGAAGAAGTACACGAACAGCAGGGCGTGGGCATTGGCCTGTATCTGGCCCGCGAGATCGTAACGCGGCAGGGTGGCTATATCAAAGTGGTTTCGGAGCCGGGCAAGGGTTCAGAATTTTCCATTATGCTGCCTACAAAATAAATCGCGGCGGACGGCCATTCCCGGCTGCCCGCCGTAAATTTTTTTGAAATGTCCGAGCGTTGTAACATTTCACCCCGATTTTCAATGAAATTTTTTAGCCGCTGTAACATTTCGCGGACATTTGGGTTTTACAATGGCCTTATCAAATATGGAGGTGATACAACTATGACATGGCCTTTTGAGAACGATACAAGCGCCATTACAAAAAAGTTGGCAAAACGAAACTTAAAAGCAGATAAAAGTAGAAACATCCTCATTATCATTACGATTGCCTTAGCTACCTGCTTGATAATGACAACGACCTTGTATTTTTTTGCTTCGCAGCGAAAATCATTAAATGATGCAGCTGGGCGTTATCAAGCAATTATCAATGAAGTCGATAATGATACCATTACAAAATTAGTAAATGACAGTAGGGTTCAAGTGGGTGTAAGTCATTTATTGGGTTTAGTATCTTATGGGGACTACAAATTAACCGTCCGTTCAATGGATGAAACACTAATGAAATTAGCAAAATATCCTGATTTGGAGGGGGAATTGCCCAAATCTACAAAT harbors:
- a CDS encoding sensor histidine kinase codes for the protein MKFQNLSVKRLFGRVAIGLALSMSGITIALFFVTKQTAVLLTGGVLLLCALVGIFVLTQAFGTRLSQFTADLCQTLDHMIAGNEAPQRPEDSETQLARIGHRLARLYQIMQENRRRVDEERQELQTLVSDISHQVKTPVSNLKMATDTLLEKPMTEAERTDFIRGIRSQTDKLDFLFQALVKTSRLETGVIQLDKKPGRLFDTVAQAMSGIVYAAEKKEIAVSVDCPEDLAFSHDSKWTSEALFNLLDNAVKYTPAGGKIAVSVVLWEMYVEIKVTDTGKGISESNQAAIFRRFYREEEVHEQQGVGIGLYLAREIVTRQGGYIKVVSEPGKGSEFSIMLPTK